A stretch of Natronococcus sp. CG52 DNA encodes these proteins:
- a CDS encoding acyltransferase encodes MTDDTTSRHDRVRSHPTRGARNSLAHWTRARHPLRVAINYVVVWLVRVSPSLRLKRWLLRRIGVAVGEGVSWGLEATPDVFWPDLVTVHDHAIVGYDATILCHEFLQDEYRTGEVVVGERAMIGAGAIVLPGVEIGAEASVAANSLVTRDVEPGTTVAGVPARPMNGEALEEGGSSADG; translated from the coding sequence GACCCGCGGAGCGCGCAATTCGCTCGCTCACTGGACCCGCGCTCGGCACCCGCTACGGGTCGCGATCAACTACGTGGTCGTCTGGCTCGTCCGCGTTTCGCCGAGCCTTCGGCTCAAGCGCTGGCTGCTGCGCCGGATCGGCGTCGCGGTCGGCGAGGGTGTCTCCTGGGGGCTCGAGGCGACGCCGGACGTGTTCTGGCCCGACCTGGTCACCGTCCACGACCACGCGATCGTCGGCTACGACGCGACGATCCTCTGTCACGAGTTTCTGCAGGACGAGTACCGGACCGGGGAGGTCGTCGTCGGCGAGCGGGCAATGATCGGTGCGGGCGCGATCGTCCTCCCCGGCGTCGAGATCGGGGCGGAAGCGAGCGTCGCGGCTAACTCGCTCGTGACCCGGGACGTCGAACCCGGTACCACGGTGGCCGGAGTGCCGGCCCGGCCGATGAACGGTGAGGCGCTCGAGGAGGGAGGCTCGAGCGCGGACGGGTAA
- a CDS encoding NAD(P)/FAD-dependent oxidoreductase, whose amino-acid sequence MAENVVVLGAGYAGAGAVTKLQSELEGNARLTWIADVDYHLVLHESHRVIRDPNVRSDITIPVDDIAEPSTQFIQDEVTGLDTDEQVVELADGDDVDYDYVLVGLGSQTAYYGIPGLEDHSLTLKSLDDAVEIHEAVKQASRDATRGDPAQIVIGGAGLSGIQTAGEIAEFRDKHRAPLEIHLVEALDEIFPGNDPEIQQALRDLLQDAGVQIHTDDPITEADDDVIHFDEGDPLGHDVLVWTGGITGRDALDSADLEKEHNRVNAGANFQTSAENVFAIGDSAIVDQGDQPAPPTAQAAWQAAEVAGENISRAIENRPLKTWEFEDKGTVVSVGEEAVAHGVKPALGLSLPVDTFGGVPAKNLKKLIAARWIADITSWNRARKSWSSL is encoded by the coding sequence ATGGCAGAGAACGTCGTCGTGCTCGGTGCCGGATACGCCGGTGCTGGTGCGGTCACAAAGCTCCAATCGGAGCTCGAGGGTAACGCGCGGCTAACCTGGATCGCGGACGTCGACTATCACCTGGTTCTCCACGAGTCTCACCGCGTGATCCGCGACCCGAACGTCCGTTCGGACATCACGATCCCGGTCGACGATATCGCGGAGCCGTCGACCCAGTTCATTCAGGACGAGGTTACGGGGCTCGACACCGACGAGCAGGTCGTCGAACTCGCCGACGGGGACGACGTCGACTACGACTACGTCCTCGTCGGACTCGGCAGCCAGACCGCCTACTACGGCATTCCCGGTCTCGAGGACCACTCGCTGACGCTCAAGAGCCTCGACGACGCAGTCGAGATTCACGAGGCGGTCAAGCAGGCGAGTCGCGACGCCACGCGCGGCGATCCGGCACAGATCGTGATCGGCGGCGCCGGCCTGTCCGGCATCCAGACCGCCGGCGAAATCGCGGAGTTCCGCGACAAGCACCGTGCACCCCTCGAGATCCACCTCGTCGAGGCACTCGACGAGATCTTCCCCGGTAACGATCCGGAGATCCAGCAGGCGCTTCGCGACCTGCTCCAGGACGCCGGCGTCCAGATTCACACGGACGACCCGATCACGGAAGCCGACGACGACGTCATCCACTTCGACGAGGGCGACCCACTCGGACACGACGTGCTCGTCTGGACCGGCGGGATCACGGGTCGCGACGCGCTCGACAGCGCCGACCTCGAGAAGGAACACAACCGCGTCAACGCCGGCGCGAACTTCCAGACGTCAGCCGAGAACGTGTTCGCGATCGGCGACTCGGCGATCGTCGATCAGGGCGACCAGCCCGCGCCGCCGACCGCACAGGCCGCCTGGCAGGCCGCCGAGGTCGCCGGCGAGAACATCAGCCGCGCCATCGAGAACCGCCCGCTGAAGACCTGGGAGTTCGAGGACAAGGGAACCGTCGTCTCCGTCGGCGAGGAGGCCGTCGCCCACGGCGTCAAGCCGGCGCTCGGACTCTCGCTTCCCGTCGACACGTTCGGCGGCGTACCCGCGAAGAATCTGAAGAAGCTCATCGCCGCGCGCTGGATCGCCGACATCACCTCCTGGAACCGGGCTCGTAAGTCCTGGTCCTCGCTGTAG
- the rocF gene encoding arginase: MGQTVRIIGAPMDYGANRRGVDMGPSAIRYAGLADKLEGAGVESVDSGDLLIPRAEERDPDASQPSEGNAKFLREVGDVCSRLSDRVAETIADGEFPLVLGGDHSVAIGSMGGASRTGELGVIWFDAHADLNTPEISPSGNVHGMPLAAALGRGSFGEMEWAHAPAVREESIVYVGLRSIDEREREFVRESEMTAFTMSDIDQRGITSVVEEALDVATSGTDGIHVSLDLDWLDPKTAPGVGTPVRGGVTYREAHSALETVSVRHDREDVLRSMDVVEVNPILDERNETATLAAELTASAFGKRILDSTN, from the coding sequence ATGGGACAGACAGTCCGGATTATCGGTGCACCGATGGACTACGGGGCGAACCGCCGTGGCGTCGACATGGGACCGTCAGCGATCAGGTACGCGGGACTGGCCGACAAACTGGAGGGTGCGGGCGTGGAGTCGGTCGACTCGGGCGACCTGCTCATTCCGCGCGCGGAGGAGCGGGACCCGGACGCATCACAGCCCAGTGAGGGGAACGCGAAGTTCCTCCGGGAGGTGGGGGACGTCTGTTCGCGCCTGTCGGACCGGGTCGCGGAGACGATCGCCGACGGCGAGTTCCCCCTTGTCCTCGGCGGCGATCACTCGGTCGCGATCGGTTCGATGGGCGGGGCGTCCCGGACGGGAGAACTGGGCGTTATCTGGTTCGACGCGCACGCGGACCTCAACACGCCCGAGATCTCGCCCAGCGGTAACGTCCACGGGATGCCACTCGCCGCGGCGCTCGGCCGCGGATCGTTCGGCGAAATGGAGTGGGCGCACGCGCCGGCCGTCCGCGAGGAGTCGATCGTCTACGTCGGCCTGCGAAGTATCGACGAGCGCGAGCGCGAGTTCGTTCGCGAGAGCGAGATGACGGCCTTCACGATGTCCGACATCGACCAGCGCGGGATCACGAGTGTGGTCGAGGAAGCACTCGACGTCGCGACGAGCGGAACCGACGGCATTCACGTCAGTCTCGACCTCGACTGGCTCGACCCGAAGACCGCACCCGGCGTCGGCACGCCCGTCCGCGGCGGCGTCACCTACCGCGAGGCCCACTCGGCGCTCGAGACCGTTTCGGTCCGCCACGACCGGGAGGACGTCCTTCGATCGATGGACGTCGTCGAGGTGAATCCGATCCTCGACGAACGAAACGAGACGGCGACGCTCGCGGCCGAACTCACGGCGAGTGCGTTCGGAAAGCGCATCCTCGATAGTACCAACTGA
- a CDS encoding metal-dependent transcriptional regulator, translating into MMLSDVMEDYLKAIYQLQQGTDDRIKTSAIADELDVTSPTVTSMLEKLEDRGFVDRKKYRGVTLTDEGETVALEVIRHHRLLESYLTEHLDYDWSEVHEEADRLEHHISEDFEARVAAALGEPEVDPHGSPIPGADLEPPQRPDGESVTEFSEGDIVVVEEVADRDPEILSYLAEHGVEPGVELEIVEVAPFGMVTARSSTGEEPVSLPETVAHHVRVARPVDIEH; encoded by the coding sequence ATGATGCTGAGCGACGTGATGGAAGACTACCTCAAAGCCATCTATCAGCTCCAGCAGGGCACCGACGACCGGATCAAGACCTCAGCGATCGCCGACGAACTGGACGTCACGTCGCCGACGGTCACCAGCATGCTCGAGAAGCTCGAGGATCGCGGGTTCGTCGACCGCAAGAAGTACCGCGGCGTTACCCTCACCGACGAGGGCGAGACGGTCGCCCTCGAGGTGATCCGCCACCACCGTCTCCTCGAGTCCTACCTGACCGAGCACCTGGACTACGACTGGTCCGAGGTACACGAGGAGGCGGACCGCCTCGAGCACCACATCAGCGAGGACTTCGAGGCACGCGTCGCGGCCGCTCTCGGCGAACCGGAGGTCGACCCCCACGGCTCGCCGATTCCGGGCGCCGACCTCGAGCCACCCCAGCGGCCCGACGGCGAATCCGTCACCGAGTTCAGCGAGGGCGACATCGTCGTCGTCGAAGAGGTTGCGGATCGCGACCCGGAAATCCTCTCCTACCTCGCCGAACACGGCGTCGAACCCGGTGTCGAGCTCGAGATCGTCGAAGTTGCACCGTTCGGAATGGTGACGGCCCGATCGAGTACGGGCGAGGAACCGGTATCGCTCCCGGAAACTGTCGCCCATCACGTCCGAGTCGCGCGTCCGGTCGATATCGAACACTGA
- a CDS encoding ZIP family metal transporter, which produces MTDELPIHEQVPQWVLAVAPLGVLALVIGLLVITSPFGDIDSMADAGTVDILWMLTIIGFLAGVVPVAIGMLWFPFIRALDYRLIHAFLALSAGVLVFIAFEMTGEVIDYGGELESASLGVAAAVGGVGATFGIMYLLSKWRQRTMVTGAEKSGLHVAYLVAIALGLHSIGEGLAIGTAFVLGRGELVMLLVIGFVMHNIMEGPTVVAAVARDRTSPPLRHFAVMGLLAGGPVILGGWLGSLASSALLAVVFYAVAIGAILQVLVELVELIRFDAEAIVTRLNAITFFVGVVLMFILEDVVVEGWVLPG; this is translated from the coding sequence GTGACCGATGAGTTGCCGATACACGAACAGGTACCCCAGTGGGTTCTCGCCGTCGCGCCGCTCGGCGTTTTGGCCCTCGTGATCGGACTCCTCGTCATCACCTCTCCGTTCGGCGACATCGACTCGATGGCGGACGCCGGTACCGTCGATATCCTCTGGATGCTCACGATCATCGGCTTTCTGGCCGGTGTCGTGCCGGTCGCGATCGGGATGCTCTGGTTCCCGTTTATCCGTGCACTGGATTACCGGCTCATCCACGCGTTTCTCGCGCTCTCCGCCGGTGTTCTCGTCTTCATCGCCTTCGAAATGACCGGGGAGGTCATCGACTACGGCGGCGAACTCGAGAGTGCATCGCTCGGAGTGGCCGCTGCAGTCGGGGGGGTTGGCGCCACGTTCGGCATCATGTACCTGCTCAGCAAGTGGCGCCAGCGGACGATGGTGACGGGGGCCGAAAAGAGCGGCCTTCACGTCGCGTACCTGGTCGCCATCGCTCTCGGCCTTCACAGCATCGGCGAGGGGCTCGCGATCGGGACCGCGTTCGTCCTCGGTCGGGGCGAACTCGTCATGCTTCTGGTGATCGGGTTCGTCATGCACAATATCATGGAGGGGCCGACCGTCGTCGCGGCGGTCGCTCGAGACAGGACGAGTCCGCCGCTTCGACACTTCGCGGTCATGGGCCTGCTCGCCGGCGGCCCGGTCATTCTGGGCGGCTGGCTCGGTAGCCTCGCCAGTTCGGCGCTGCTCGCGGTGGTCTTTTATGCCGTCGCAATCGGAGCGATCTTACAGGTACTGGTCGAACTCGTCGAACTCATCCGATTCGACGCCGAAGCCATCGTCACGCGCCTCAACGCGATCACCTTCTTCGTCGGGGTCGTGCTCATGTTCATCCTGGAAGACGTCGTCGTCGAGGGGTGGGTGCTCCCGGGTTGA